One part of the Sorangiineae bacterium MSr11954 genome encodes these proteins:
- a CDS encoding IS66 family transposase has protein sequence MQAELEVLKRAFARRTEKMGKMPKIARPPRTLAEIAERRTEQALLRAEHIVTEEKTEPVPETLKKCHLCGGTNFRSVGTGKPSEVYSYVPGYFRRVVHTREVVACRCGGCVITAPPPERWSDKTRYDSSFVAHLVVSKCLVVTPLYRLEQSFARLGMPIARSTMNDLFRRAAQKLEPLRAPLFDVIKKDFLVHVDETSFTLTKQTSKAFIWSFVGKRLTGYRFELTRGGDAPLEVLGDSPGAFLCDDYRGYDPLEKRGLRQRCGCLAHVRRKFFETGEVPEAKEALDLIAGMYGVEHEAEHRAFLGTAEHLALRRTYARPLFVRLLLLSRELRRAHGPKTLLGRAAHYVWRNLRPLGRFLRDPRIRLDNNLAENALRLIALGRKNFLFVHSEDAGKELALLYSLVVSCTRVAINPVEYIADVLERIDKTADDNLSNLLPDRWKPHAIASPSTFFDA, from the coding sequence ATGCAGGCCGAGCTCGAGGTGCTCAAACGCGCCTTCGCCAGGCGTACCGAGAAGATGGGCAAGATGCCCAAGATCGCGCGGCCACCGAGGACGCTAGCGGAGATCGCCGAGCGCCGCACGGAGCAGGCTTTGCTTCGCGCGGAACACATCGTCACAGAAGAGAAGACGGAGCCCGTGCCCGAGACGCTGAAGAAGTGTCATCTTTGCGGCGGCACGAATTTTCGCAGCGTCGGCACCGGCAAGCCATCCGAGGTTTACTCGTACGTCCCGGGCTACTTCCGACGTGTTGTGCACACGCGCGAGGTCGTCGCGTGTCGATGCGGTGGATGCGTCATTACCGCGCCGCCGCCGGAGCGTTGGTCGGACAAGACGCGGTACGATTCGAGCTTCGTTGCGCACCTCGTCGTCTCGAAGTGCCTTGTCGTCACGCCGCTTTATCGTCTCGAGCAGTCGTTCGCGCGGCTCGGTATGCCCATCGCACGAAGCACGATGAATGACTTGTTCCGGCGTGCGGCGCAAAAGCTCGAGCCCCTCCGAGCCCCGCTCTTCGACGTCATCAAGAAGGACTTCCTCGTCCATGTCGACGAGACGTCGTTTACGCTGACGAAGCAAACCTCGAAGGCGTTTATCTGGTCCTTTGTTGGCAAGCGTCTCACGGGATATCGCTTTGAGCTCACGCGTGGTGGCGATGCTCCACTCGAGGTCCTCGGTGATTCGCCTGGCGCATTTCTGTGCGACGACTATCGTGGATATGACCCGCTCGAGAAGCGAGGACTCCGTCAGCGATGTGGCTGTCTCGCTCACGTTCGTCGGAAATTTTTCGAGACCGGGGAGGTGCCCGAAGCGAAGGAAGCACTCGACCTCATCGCCGGAATGTACGGTGTCGAGCACGAGGCAGAGCATCGCGCGTTTCTTGGCACGGCCGAGCATCTCGCGCTGCGGCGCACCTATGCACGGCCTCTATTTGTCCGATTACTTCTGCTTTCTCGCGAACTTCGTCGTGCACACGGACCGAAGACGTTGCTCGGTCGTGCCGCGCACTATGTATGGCGCAACCTGCGCCCGCTCGGCCGTTTTCTCCGCGATCCGCGCATCCGCCTGGACAATAACTTGGCAGAAAATGCCCTTAGGCTCATCGCTCTTGGCCGGAAAAATTTTCTATTTGTCCACAGCGAGGACGCCGGTAAGGAGCTCGCACTGCTCTACTCACTGGTCGTTTCGTGCACACGCGTTGCCATCAATCCCGTTGAGTACATCGCGGACGTCCTCGAACGCATCGACAAGACCGCCGACGACAATCTCTCGAACCTCCTGCCCGATCGCTGGAAACCACACGCGATCGCATCACCCTCGACGTTTTTCGACGCTTAG
- a CDS encoding serine/threonine protein kinase: protein MGMQEGRDESNTHAALRRIGTTLCGRYRIRRLIGIGGMSAVYAGTHRNGHPVAIKILHERLSVDPEVERIFRREALLANAIRHPSVVPITDDDVAEDGSTFLVMPLLSGETVRARAARNGMRLPLESVIVIARALLDVLQAAHTAKIVHRDIKPDNIFITDDGQVRVLDFGIARFFETSETTSITGSGRALGTPPFMAPEQALGRVRDIDGRTDIWAVGATMFTLLAGRYVHPAESASEMIVLAATRPPTRLSEVAPLVPSAICEVIDRALSFGKAERWLDPGAMNEALCSACASTLRKAPSELRILSTPALSPSASYHDTTTDATKRHERVIEGTISHGQPPRASTSGSLKGTFAVALALAFAVGIVAGFRERGKFTTESVATDGNTPPLESSPNAEAQALLKAGLQHWRDASTKAARKKFAEAAQRDPGLATAHLFFAAASERLDPETRTHFSESQSLRGRLSPAQVALLHALAPSFEEPPNFALTARHLETVTEQYPSDDVVWMVRGGHAIRTREAPQLLSIADHIPGAIALWLRARAELQQDDLTAARKSLDACVAAAPQGGVNCLVSRAKLEANEGACEDSALAARRLIAIDHDSPDGYTHLARAEFGRSHRTSTVRAILDEKWARVPEPSRELEHHRDEFYLSVLDGEFDRAYAALDARDKALVKSVNAHHRAKAFIDRFELDLELGRTEEAKRGARTFIEASQTWVRSELYDQAVESTVALYRTGQIDRDEMLRRRAHDETGLIARGGILASPGVLWYVTYVEYVVTTDDAKLAVARQPPIHPVHDAEFREVNMDQALGRTYLYADQIEKALQELRRGVRSCLYTSSRWSVYAHALYGDALAKVNRPREACDEYAYVLQRWGREPRSNTARKVRESAIRLGCSGSVEAFPRK from the coding sequence ATGGGCATGCAGGAAGGGCGCGACGAGTCCAACACCCACGCTGCCCTACGACGAATCGGGACCACCCTCTGCGGCCGATACCGCATCCGCCGATTGATCGGCATCGGCGGCATGTCTGCCGTTTACGCCGGCACCCACCGAAACGGCCACCCCGTCGCCATCAAGATCCTCCACGAGCGGCTCTCCGTAGACCCTGAGGTGGAGCGCATCTTTCGGCGTGAGGCGCTTCTCGCGAACGCCATCCGGCACCCCAGTGTCGTTCCCATCACCGACGACGACGTCGCCGAAGACGGATCCACCTTCCTGGTCATGCCGCTTCTCTCGGGTGAAACCGTGCGAGCACGTGCGGCCCGCAATGGAATGCGGCTGCCGCTCGAAAGCGTGATTGTCATTGCCCGCGCGCTGCTCGATGTCTTACAAGCGGCGCACACGGCCAAAATCGTCCACCGTGATATCAAACCCGACAACATTTTCATCACTGACGACGGACAAGTTCGGGTCCTCGATTTCGGCATTGCCCGCTTCTTCGAAACCAGCGAAACCACGTCGATCACGGGTTCGGGCCGCGCCCTCGGAACGCCTCCGTTCATGGCTCCCGAACAAGCTCTCGGGCGAGTGCGCGACATCGACGGACGAACGGATATCTGGGCGGTCGGTGCCACCATGTTCACGCTCCTTGCCGGGCGGTACGTCCACCCCGCCGAATCTGCGAGCGAGATGATCGTTCTCGCAGCCACGCGACCCCCGACGCGGCTCTCCGAGGTGGCGCCTCTCGTTCCGAGCGCGATCTGCGAGGTGATCGATCGCGCTTTATCCTTCGGTAAGGCCGAACGATGGCTCGATCCCGGAGCGATGAACGAAGCGCTTTGCTCGGCGTGCGCATCAACGCTCCGTAAGGCGCCGTCCGAACTTCGGATCCTCTCCACGCCGGCTCTATCGCCATCGGCGAGTTATCACGACACGACTACGGATGCTACCAAACGCCACGAGCGCGTCATAGAAGGAACGATTTCGCATGGGCAACCGCCGCGCGCATCGACGTCCGGCTCGCTCAAAGGCACCTTCGCCGTGGCTCTTGCTCTCGCCTTCGCCGTGGGCATCGTCGCAGGCTTCCGCGAGCGTGGGAAATTCACGACCGAAAGCGTCGCAACTGACGGCAACACTCCACCGCTCGAATCGTCTCCCAACGCCGAAGCACAGGCCTTGCTCAAGGCAGGACTCCAGCATTGGAGAGATGCGTCCACCAAAGCGGCGCGGAAGAAATTTGCGGAAGCAGCGCAGCGCGACCCGGGTCTCGCGACGGCACACTTGTTCTTTGCGGCCGCATCGGAGCGGCTCGATCCCGAAACGCGCACCCATTTCTCCGAGTCCCAATCGCTCCGAGGGCGCCTCTCGCCAGCGCAGGTTGCGCTACTGCATGCACTCGCACCTTCGTTCGAAGAACCCCCCAATTTCGCATTGACAGCGCGCCATCTAGAGACAGTCACCGAGCAATACCCTTCCGATGACGTCGTATGGATGGTTCGAGGCGGGCATGCCATCCGCACCCGAGAGGCGCCGCAGCTTCTTTCGATTGCGGACCACATTCCGGGCGCAATCGCACTATGGCTCCGTGCGCGTGCGGAGCTTCAGCAGGATGATCTGACTGCTGCGCGTAAGTCACTCGACGCGTGCGTGGCGGCCGCACCGCAAGGTGGAGTAAACTGTCTCGTCTCACGTGCCAAGCTCGAGGCGAACGAGGGTGCTTGCGAAGATTCGGCGCTTGCAGCGAGGCGGCTCATCGCCATCGACCATGACTCGCCCGACGGTTATACGCATCTCGCGCGCGCGGAGTTCGGCCGCAGCCATCGTACGAGCACCGTACGAGCAATTCTCGACGAGAAATGGGCGCGTGTTCCCGAGCCTTCCCGGGAGCTCGAACATCACCGCGACGAATTCTACCTGTCCGTCCTCGACGGCGAATTCGATCGCGCCTACGCGGCACTCGATGCTCGGGACAAGGCCTTGGTGAAGTCCGTCAACGCACACCATCGTGCAAAGGCGTTCATCGATCGATTCGAGCTCGACCTCGAGTTGGGACGGACAGAGGAGGCGAAGCGAGGCGCTCGCACATTTATCGAGGCATCCCAGACCTGGGTAAGGTCCGAGCTGTACGATCAGGCAGTTGAAAGTACGGTCGCACTCTATCGAACCGGACAAATTGACCGTGACGAGATGTTGCGCCGACGTGCACACGATGAAACAGGGCTTATCGCACGAGGCGGCATTCTCGCATCCCCTGGCGTGCTGTGGTACGTGACCTACGTGGAATACGTCGTCACCACGGACGATGCGAAGCTTGCTGTGGCCCGCCAACCGCCCATTCATCCCGTACACGATGCCGAATTCCGCGAGGTCAATATGGACCAAGCCCTCGGTCGAACCTATCTCTATGCCGACCAGATCGAGAAAGCGTTGCAAGAGCTTCGACGGGGCGTGAGATCTTGCCTGTATACAAGCTCGAGGTGGAGTGTCTACGCGCACGCCCTCTATGGCGATGCTCTCGCAAAAGTGAATCGCCCGCGCGAGGCGTGCGACGAATATGCGTACGTGCTCCAGCGATGGGGCCGAGAGCCTCGGAGCAATACGGCGCGCAAGGTACGTGAATCCGCAATTCGTCTCGGTTGCTCCGGCTCCGTCGAAGCTTTCCCACGAAAGTAA
- the istB gene encoding IS21-like element helper ATPase IstB — translation MILEETIQKLVEMKLHVMAQTVREMHASPPTEPLSTDEVIGMMIDREWVARENKRLERLLKDARIPNGVSLEELSCEAGRGVDRSFARTLGACHWVRAKQNVIVVGATGGGKSFLGAALAQAACRQGFRALCIRTSRLLEQLAVARAAGTYAQALARIAKMSVLVLDDFLLSPMTEIERRDLLEVLEDRYDQSSTVITSQLPTKTWHQAIGEATMADAICDRLVHNAHVVTLRGGSMRKKKAIAPEVTETKT, via the coding sequence GTGATCCTGGAAGAAACGATTCAGAAGCTCGTCGAGATGAAGCTGCACGTGATGGCACAGACGGTGCGCGAGATGCACGCGTCTCCCCCGACGGAACCCCTCTCCACTGACGAGGTGATCGGGATGATGATCGACCGCGAATGGGTGGCACGGGAAAACAAGCGACTCGAACGTTTGCTCAAAGACGCCCGAATACCCAATGGCGTGAGCCTCGAAGAGCTATCGTGCGAAGCAGGCCGCGGTGTCGACCGCTCCTTCGCGCGTACGCTCGGGGCTTGCCACTGGGTCCGAGCGAAACAGAACGTGATCGTGGTCGGAGCAACGGGAGGCGGAAAGAGCTTTCTCGGTGCAGCCCTCGCCCAAGCGGCGTGCCGGCAAGGCTTTCGGGCGCTCTGCATTCGCACGTCGCGCCTGCTGGAGCAGCTCGCCGTCGCGCGTGCCGCGGGCACCTACGCCCAGGCGCTCGCGCGCATCGCGAAGATGTCGGTCCTCGTGCTCGACGATTTTCTGTTGTCGCCGATGACGGAGATCGAGCGGCGCGATCTGCTCGAAGTGCTGGAGGATCGGTACGACCAATCGTCGACGGTGATCACGTCGCAACTTCCGACGAAAACTTGGCATCAAGCCATCGGCGAAGCGACAATGGCGGACGCCATCTGCGACCGCCTCGTGCACAACGCCCACGTGGTGACCCTTCGGGGCGGCTCGATGCGGAAGAAGAAGGCGATTGCCCCCGAGGTGACCGAAACGAAAACCTGA
- the tnpB gene encoding IS66 family insertion sequence element accessory protein TnpB (TnpB, as the term is used for proteins encoded by IS66 family insertion elements, is considered an accessory protein, since TnpC, encoded by a neighboring gene, is a DDE family transposase.): MLSLGPGIEIVLASAPVDLRRGHDGLVTLVQSLWKADPYSGTLFVFLGRRMDRVKILFFSAGGFVVYYKRLESGRFTLPRIPEGASRIDLDATSLTMLLDGVDLRLVRRTPMWKPAKTTAEAKKGIDIRRSA, encoded by the coding sequence GTGTTGAGTCTCGGGCCCGGCATCGAGATCGTCCTCGCGAGTGCGCCCGTCGACCTTCGGCGCGGACACGATGGCCTCGTGACGCTCGTGCAGTCTTTGTGGAAGGCCGACCCGTACAGTGGCACCCTCTTCGTGTTTCTTGGTCGCCGCATGGATCGCGTGAAGATCCTCTTCTTCAGCGCGGGCGGCTTCGTTGTCTATTACAAAAGGCTCGAATCTGGGCGCTTCACGCTCCCGCGGATCCCTGAAGGGGCCTCACGCATCGACCTCGACGCGACGTCGCTCACCATGCTGCTCGATGGTGTCGATCTTCGTCTCGTTCGACGCACACCGATGTGGAAACCCGCGAAGACGACCGCCGAAGCGAAAAAGGGGATCGACATTCGGCGGAGTGCATGA